The genome window TTCAGCCCGGTGCGGTGGAAGAACTTCACCGACTCCGGGTCGCCGCCGTGTTCGCCGCAGATGCCCACTTTGAGATCGGGCCGCGTGCGCCGGCCGCGCTCGGTGCCCATCTGCACAAGCTGGCCCACGCCGCCCTGATCGATGGAGGCAAACGGGTCCTGCTTGAGCACGCCCTGCTCGAAGTACACCGGCAGAATTTTGCCGATATCGTCGCGCGAGAAACCATAGGTGGTCTGCGTCAGATCGTTGGTGCCGAAGCTGAAGAACTGTGCTTCCGCGGCAATTTCGCCGGCCACCAGCGCCGCCCGCGGTAGTTCGATCATGGTGCCCACCAGATACGGAAGTTTCACCGCCGCGGCCGCAAGCACCTCGTCGGCCACGCGGCGCACAATCGCCGCTTGCAGAGCAAGCTCCTTGGCAGTGCCGACCAGCGGGATCATGACCTCCGGCTTGACCGTCTTGCCCTTCTTCTGCACCTGCACGGCGGCTTCGAAAATGGCGCGCGCCTGCATCTCCGTGATCTCCGGATAGAGGATGCCGAGGCGGCAACCGCGTAGCCCCAGCATGGGATTCACTTCGTGCAGATCCTGAACCCGGGCCAACAGATGCTCGAGCGAGGCGAGGTCGGTGACGGCGTAGTCCTTGTACTTGGCGCGGATTTCGGCCAGCACCTTGCGCTTGGCCGCGCCGGAAGTAAGCCGCAGCCGCTCGCGGTCCACCAGGATCTCCTCGCGCTGGGGCAAAAACTCGTGCAAGGGCGGATCCAGGGTGCGGATGGTGACCGGGAATCCATCCATGGCCTCGAAAATGCCGGCGAAATCACGCCGTTGCAGCGGCAGCAGCTTGCGCAGTGCCGCGCGGCGCTGCTTTTCATCGTCGGCCAGAATCATGGCGCGCATGTACTCGATCTTGCCTTCGCCGAAAAACATGTGTTCGGTACGGCACAGGCCGATGCCCTCCGCGCCAAACGACCGTGCCGCTTTGGCGTCCCGCGGAATATCGGCATTGGCGCGCACCCCAATCTTGCGGTGCGGTTCGGCCCAGGCCATGAAGGCCTGCAACAGCGGATCTTTCGGATCGCCAGGCACCGTTGGCACCTGGCCTGCGTAGATATTGCCGCTGCTGCCGTCAATCGAAATCCAGGCGCCTTCGGCAAAGCTGCGCTTGCCGATGGTGAGCTTGCGGGTGTGCTCGTCCACCACGATGCCGCTGGCGCCGGCCACACAGCACTTACCCATGCCGCGCGTAACCACGGCGGCGTGGCTGGTCATGCCGCCGCGCGAGGTGAGAATACCCGCGGCGACTTCCATGCCATGAATGTCTTCCGGTGTCGTCTCGGCGCGCACCAGCAACACCGGTCCTTTCTTCTTTTGCGTCCACGCGACGGCAGCGTCTGCAGTAAACACGATTTGGCCAACGGCCGCGCCCGGCGAGGCCGGTAGACCATGCGCCAGCGGCTCGTAATTCTTCAACTGCTTTGGGTCAAAGCGCGGGAACAGCAGCTCGTAGACCTGATTGGCATCCACGCGGAACACAGCCTCGACCTTGGTGATCAGCCCTTCGTTGACCATGTCGGTAGCCAGCTTCACCGCGGCGCGGCCGGTGCGTTTGCCGTTGCGCGTCTGCAGCATATACAGCCGGCCGTCCTGAATAGTGAACTCGAAATCCTGCATATCGCGGTAATGCCGCTCCAGCCGCGTGGTGATGTCGCGCAGTTGCTGATAGACATTGGGCATTTGCTTCTCGAGCTCGCGGATGGGCACCGGCGTGCGAATCCCAGCGACCACGTCTTCGCCCTGCGCGTTCATCAGGAACTCGCCGTAAAACTCCTTTTCGCCCGTTGCCGGATTGCGCGTAAAGCCCACGCCCGTGCCGCTGGTTTCGCCCAAATTACCGAAGACCATGGCCTGCACGTTTACCGCGGTGCCGAGGTCCTCAGAAATATTATTCATACGGCGGTAATGCCGCGCGCGATCGTTAAACCAGGAACGGAAGACGGCGTCGCGCGCCATGGTGAGCTGCTCAACGGCATCCTGTGGGAACGGCTTGCCGGTGTGCTTCTGGATCAGCTTCTTGTAGCCGGCGATGACCGCCTGCAAATCGGCGGCGTTCAGATCGGTGTCCAGCTTCACGCGCCGGCGTTTCTTCTGCCCGTCGAAAATCGCGTCGAAGGCATCTTTGGGGATTTCCTGCACCACGTTGCCGAACATCTGCATCAGCCGCCGATAGGAGTCGTAGGCGAAACGAGGATTCTGGCTGCGCTTCGCCAGCCCCGCCACCGTCTGGTCGTTCAGCCCGAGATTGAGGATGGTATCCATCATGCCCGGCATGGAGAATTTGGCCCCGCTGCGCACGCTCACCAGCAGCGGATTGGCGGCGTCGCCCAATTTCTGCCCAGCGGCGCGCTGCAAGCCCTCAAGCGCCGCCCGCATCTGCGTATCGGCCTCCTCGGGCACGCGGTTGCCGAGCTTGTAGTACTCGCGGCAGGTCGCCGTCGACAACGTAAATCCAGGAGGCACCGGCAGCCCGGCGTTGGTCATTTCCGCCAGACCCGCGCCTTTTCCGCCCAGCTCATCCTTCATTTTGCCGTTGCCGTCCGCCTTGCCTTCACCGAATGAAAATACGTATTTGGCCATTGCCGTTCCTTCTCCTAAACCTTCCCTTGTCAGAATAACAGGACCATGACGATGTCCCACGCGTCATGCACGCGTGCAAAAACCTTTGCCGTTGCCTTCCGCTTTTTGTCACAATGCGAGCTTCAAGCAGAGTTGTTCGTAACCCGAGAGGATTTCTTGCCATGACGTCACGATGTTTCCGCTGGACGGGCCTTGTCTTGGGCCTCGCCCTGGCTGCCAGCGTGCCCGCGACGGCTCAGTTTGCCGCCCGGCCCCAGACATTCGCCTATGAAACTGCGGCCACCGATCCACCGCCGGTCAAAACCCAACACAGCATTACCGTCGGCGGCAAGACGCTTAGCTACACCGCCGAGGTGGGCAAGATAGCCGTTCCCGATGCCAGCGGCAAGACCATGGGGCACATGTTCTATGTGGCCTACATCCTCGACAACCCGGACCCGAGCCATCCCCGCCCCGTGACGTTCAGCTATAACGGCGGCCCGGGATCGGATTCGGTCTACGTGCACATGGGGGGGTTCGGCCCGCGCCGTGTGGTCCTGCAGGACAACGGCAACAACCCTCCGCCGCCGTACACTATCGTGGACAATGCCGATACCTGGCTCGATTCTTCCGACCTGGTTTTCATCGATGCCATCGGCACCGGCTACAGCCGTGCCACCTCGCACAAGAACCTGGTCTATGCCTCCAGTGCCCAGGGCGACCTCGAGTGCTTCGCGCAGTTCGTCCGCCTCTGGCTCTATGACAACAATCGTCTGAACTCGCCCCTTATTCTGGCTGGCGAAAGCTATGGCACCTTCCGCTCGGCCGGCCTGGCCGACGTGCTCTGGCAGCATCACATTCCCGTGAGCGGCATCGTGCTGCTCTCGAGCGTACTGAACATGGCGACCCTGCGGCCTTCCTACAGCAACGATCGGCCCTACTGGCTGGCGTTGCCCACGCAAACCGCCATCGCCTGGCATTTCCACAAGCTCGCACCTCAATATCAAAAAATGTCGCTGCCCGACGCCGTCAAAGCATCCGAAGAATGGGCACAAACCAAGTACGAGCATTATCTCGACCTGGGCGATGCGCTCCAGGGCGCTCAGCGCCAGCAGGCACTGCAGGAAATGTCCGGCTTCACCGGCCTCTCGCCCCAATTCCTCGATAGCTGGAATCTGCGCGTGAGCACGGCGCTGTTCGACGCTTCTCTGCTCCGTGGCCAGCGCGAAACTATCGGCCGCTACGATGGCACGCAAATCGGCACCTCGCAGACGCCCGGCCAGACGCGACCGGATTACGACGCCAGCGACCTGCTCGGCGTGCCCTACCTGCATGAGTTCGTGAGCTACATGGAAAACGAGCTCGACTATAAGACCACGCTGGAGTACGGCGATCGCGGTATGGGGGGCGCCGGCATCGAGCGCTGGAACTACAACATCAGCAGCGGTGGCTTCGGCAACTTTTTCGGAGGCGCGGGCGACGACGTCAGCCAGGATTTGGAGCGCGTCTTCGCCCAGAATCCGTCCATGCGACTCATGCTGTGCGAAGGCTACTTCGATCAGGCGACGCCGATGCTCGAAGCCACCTACAGCATGCGGCATCTGTTCATCACCCCGGCCGAACAGAGCCACATCAGCATCGAGCATTACTTGTCCGGTCACATGATCTACGCCCACAAAGATTCGCGCGAAAAGCTGCACCGCGACTTTGGCGCCTTTGTGAAGACGCTGCCGGGAGTCGCCCAGTGAGGCGTCTGGCGCTCGCCGCGACCCTGGTCCTGAGCATTGGCCTGCTGGCCAGTGCTCAGCGCCGGCGTCCAGAAACCTTCGGCTATGAACCTGCGGCTACCGATCCGCCACCGGTCAAAACGCACCACAGCATCACCGTGAACGGCAAGACGCTGAGCTACACGGCTGAAGTGGGCAAAATTCCGATCCCCGACGCCAGCGGCAAAACCATGGGCCACATGTTCTACGTGGCCTACATGCTCGACCATCCCGATCCGGCGCATCTGCGTCCGGTCACCTTCAGCTACAACGGCGGCCCGGGGTCGGATTCCGTCTATGTGCATATGGGCGGCTTCGGTCCCGAGCGCGTCGCCCTGGACAACAACGGCAGCAATCCTGCGCCGCCTTATGAAATCGTTCCCAATGCCGATACCTGGCTCGACGTAACCGACCTGGTGTTCGTTGATGCCATCGGCACCGGTTATAGCCGCGCCACCTCGCGCAAGACCTTGATGGAAGCGGCTACGGCGCAGGGCGACCTCGAGACCTTCGCGCAGTTCGTCCGCCTCTGGCTCTACCAGAACAATCGCCTCAACTCGCCGCTGATTTTAGCCGGAGAAAGCTACGGTACCTTTCGCACCGCCGGACTGTCCGACGTGCTTTGGCAGCATCACATTCCGCTGAGCGGCATCGTGCTGCTGTCGGCCGCGCTCAACATGAACACCATTACCGCTTCTTACAGCGACGATCTGCCCTACTGGCTCGCTCTCCCAACCCAGACCGCCATCGCCTGGCACTTCCATAAGCTGCCGGCAAATTTGCAAAGCGAGCCGCTGCCGCAGGTCGAGCAACAAGCTGAGCAGTGGGCCGAAACCAAATACGTTCATTACTTGAATCTGGGCGGCGCACTGCAAGGTGCTGAGCGTCAGCAGGCGATCGAGGAGATGTCGGAGTACACCGGCTTGTCGCCGCAATTCCTCGATAGTTGGAACCTGCGCATCTCCACCGGCCTGTTCGACTCTTCCCTGCTGCGCAGCCAGCGCGAAACCATCGGCCGCTACGACGGCACGCAGATCGGCCACAGCCGCACGCCCGGCCAAACTTATCCGGATTACGACGCCAGCGATCTGCTTTCTACGCCCTACCTGCACGAGTTCGTGAACTACCTGAAAAACGACCTCGATTTTAAAACCACCGTCGAATATGGGGATCGCGGCATGGGCGGCGCGGGCATTCCGGCCTGGACCTATAACATTCGTGGCAACGGCAAAGCCGGTGGCTGGGGTACCAGCGGCGGCGGCAACGACGCCAGCCAGAATCTCGAACTCACCTTCGCTCAGGATCCTTCGCTGCGGCTCATGCTCTGCGAGGGCTACTTTGATCAGGCCACGCCAACCCTCGAGGCCGAGTACGCCATCCGGCATCTCTTCATTACACCCGAGGCGATGACCCACGTCACCATCGAACATTACATGTCCGGCCACATGATCTACGCCCACAAAGATTCGCGGGAAAAACTGCACCGCGATTTCGATAATTTCGTCAAAACCCTCCCGGGAGTTGCGCAATGAAATCGAAATTTACCCTCTCTCTCCTGGCGCTCGCGGTCGCGGCCACGCTGCCGACCTTTGCACAACAGACTCGCCCGGCACGCAACCGTCGCCCCAACTCACAAAACAGCTCGCAGGCGACGGCGCAAACCAATGCTCAGCCCAAGACGCCCACGCCGGCGCCAGAAGCTACGCCCGCGCCAGGCCGCGGCAACCAGATGTACGGCTTTGAGCCGGAGGCAACTGACCCGCCGCCGGTCAAAACCCACCACAGCGTGACGATCGACGGCAAGACCTACCAGTACACCGCCGAAGTCGGCAAAATGCCCATCGCCGATGCCAGCGGCAAGACCATGGGGCACATGTTCTACGTGGCCTACCTCGTCGATAATCCCGACCCCTCGCATCCGCGCCCGGTGACCATCAGTTATAACGGTGGCCCGGGCTATGCCTCGGTTTGGGTCCATGTCGGCGGCTTCGGTCCGCGCCGCGTCGCGCTCAACGACAACGGCAGCGTTCCTCCGCCGCCCTACAAGTTGGTCAACAACGCCGACAGTTGGCTCGACGCCACCGACCTGGTTTTTGTCGACGCCGTCGGCACCGGCTATAGCCGCGCCACCGATCTGAAGAACCTGAAAGCCGCGACCAATGCGCAGGGCGATCTGG of Acidobacteriota bacterium contains these proteins:
- a CDS encoding peptidase S10 codes for the protein MHACKNLCRCLPLFVTMRASSRVVRNPRGFLAMTSRCFRWTGLVLGLALAASVPATAQFAARPQTFAYETAATDPPPVKTQHSITVGGKTLSYTAEVGKIAVPDASGKTMGHMFYVAYILDNPDPSHPRPVTFSYNGGPGSDSVYVHMGGFGPRRVVLQDNGNNPPPPYTIVDNADTWLDSSDLVFIDAIGTGYSRATSHKNLVYASSAQGDLECFAQFVRLWLYDNNRLNSPLILAGESYGTFRSAGLADVLWQHHIPVSGIVLLSSVLNMATLRPSYSNDRPYWLALPTQTAIAWHFHKLAPQYQKMSLPDAVKASEEWAQTKYEHYLDLGDALQGAQRQQALQEMSGFTGLSPQFLDSWNLRVSTALFDASLLRGQRETIGRYDGTQIGTSQTPGQTRPDYDASDLLGVPYLHEFVSYMENELDYKTTLEYGDRGMGGAGIERWNYNISSGGFGNFFGGAGDDVSQDLERVFAQNPSMRLMLCEGYFDQATPMLEATYSMRHLFITPAEQSHISIEHYLSGHMIYAHKDSREKLHRDFGAFVKTLPGVAQ
- a CDS encoding pyruvate, phosphate dikinase codes for the protein MAKYVFSFGEGKADGNGKMKDELGGKGAGLAEMTNAGLPVPPGFTLSTATCREYYKLGNRVPEEADTQMRAALEGLQRAAGQKLGDAANPLLVSVRSGAKFSMPGMMDTILNLGLNDQTVAGLAKRSQNPRFAYDSYRRLMQMFGNVVQEIPKDAFDAIFDGQKKRRRVKLDTDLNAADLQAVIAGYKKLIQKHTGKPFPQDAVEQLTMARDAVFRSWFNDRARHYRRMNNISEDLGTAVNVQAMVFGNLGETSGTGVGFTRNPATGEKEFYGEFLMNAQGEDVVAGIRTPVPIRELEKQMPNVYQQLRDITTRLERHYRDMQDFEFTIQDGRLYMLQTRNGKRTGRAAVKLATDMVNEGLITKVEAVFRVDANQVYELLFPRFDPKQLKNYEPLAHGLPASPGAAVGQIVFTADAAVAWTQKKKGPVLLVRAETTPEDIHGMEVAAGILTSRGGMTSHAAVVTRGMGKCCVAGASGIVVDEHTRKLTIGKRSFAEGAWISIDGSSGNIYAGQVPTVPGDPKDPLLQAFMAWAEPHRKIGVRANADIPRDAKAARSFGAEGIGLCRTEHMFFGEGKIEYMRAMILADDEKQRRAALRKLLPLQRRDFAGIFEAMDGFPVTIRTLDPPLHEFLPQREEILVDRERLRLTSGAAKRKVLAEIRAKYKDYAVTDLASLEHLLARVQDLHEVNPMLGLRGCRLGILYPEITEMQARAIFEAAVQVQKKGKTVKPEVMIPLVGTAKELALQAAIVRRVADEVLAAAAVKLPYLVGTMIELPRAALVAGEIAAEAQFFSFGTNDLTQTTYGFSRDDIGKILPVYFEQGVLKQDPFASIDQGGVGQLVQMGTERGRRTRPDLKVGICGEHGGDPESVKFFHRTGLNYVSCSPYRVLTARLAAAQAGASDEQGQAARTA
- a CDS encoding peptidase S10; this translates as MRRLALAATLVLSIGLLASAQRRRPETFGYEPAATDPPPVKTHHSITVNGKTLSYTAEVGKIPIPDASGKTMGHMFYVAYMLDHPDPAHLRPVTFSYNGGPGSDSVYVHMGGFGPERVALDNNGSNPAPPYEIVPNADTWLDVTDLVFVDAIGTGYSRATSRKTLMEAATAQGDLETFAQFVRLWLYQNNRLNSPLILAGESYGTFRTAGLSDVLWQHHIPLSGIVLLSAALNMNTITASYSDDLPYWLALPTQTAIAWHFHKLPANLQSEPLPQVEQQAEQWAETKYVHYLNLGGALQGAERQQAIEEMSEYTGLSPQFLDSWNLRISTGLFDSSLLRSQRETIGRYDGTQIGHSRTPGQTYPDYDASDLLSTPYLHEFVNYLKNDLDFKTTVEYGDRGMGGAGIPAWTYNIRGNGKAGGWGTSGGGNDASQNLELTFAQDPSLRLMLCEGYFDQATPTLEAEYAIRHLFITPEAMTHVTIEHYMSGHMIYAHKDSREKLHRDFDNFVKTLPGVAQ